A DNA window from Phaeobacter sp. A36a-5a contains the following coding sequences:
- a CDS encoding CvpA family protein translates to MEGFTIIDGVVALVIVVSALLAYSRGFVREAMAIAGWIAAAILAFLFAPQVEPLMAEIPVIGEFIADSCELSIIAAFAAVFALALIVVSFFTPLFSSLVQRSALGGLDQGIGFFFGVLRGILLVAIAFFLYNVVMTGQSFTIVDESRSAVVFERMIGKIEDRNPEQALGWVTTQYESLIGSCDK, encoded by the coding sequence ATGGAAGGTTTCACCATTATCGACGGGGTCGTGGCCCTGGTCATTGTTGTATCAGCGTTGCTGGCCTATTCGCGCGGTTTCGTGCGTGAGGCGATGGCCATCGCTGGTTGGATCGCCGCCGCCATCTTGGCCTTTCTGTTTGCGCCACAGGTTGAGCCGCTGATGGCCGAGATCCCGGTCATCGGGGAGTTCATTGCGGACAGCTGCGAATTGTCGATCATCGCTGCGTTTGCCGCGGTCTTTGCGCTGGCGCTGATCGTGGTGTCGTTCTTCACGCCGCTGTTCTCATCATTGGTCCAGCGCTCGGCGCTTGGCGGGCTGGATCAGGGGATCGGCTTCTTCTTCGGGGTGCTGCGCGGCATCCTGTTGGTGGCGATTGCCTTCTTCCTCTATAATGTGGTTATGACCGGCCAGAGCTTTACCATCGTGGACGAGAGCCGCTCTGCGGTGGTGTTTGAGCGGATGATCGGCAAGATCGAAGACCGCAACCCCGAGCAGGCGCTTGGATGGGTGACCACACAATATGAAAGCCTGATCGGCTCCTGCGACAAGTGA
- a CDS encoding Hint domain-containing protein, whose protein sequence is MLLDHSTSFADCQPVGLLMDFPTAARPAACNRSRLRPRTGGLLPHMMIETERGFVQARHVKPGDKVYTLDGGAQEVTGVKHAVPRLTSLVHVPAGALGNDDDLMLPADQQVGLELAAVERLFDVPTAITKVVSLIGYNGISAAMPEKMARIYLSFAEEEMIWAACGMLVHVAHENTANSADDGAFRELSLAETRQILASEDGRALSDAGKDETDSREDDRDDVLSAFDMLRGLLAA, encoded by the coding sequence ATGCTGCTGGATCACTCGACATCATTTGCGGACTGTCAGCCGGTTGGTCTTCTGATGGATTTCCCGACAGCTGCGCGCCCTGCCGCATGCAACCGCAGCCGCCTGCGTCCGCGCACCGGCGGTCTGCTGCCGCATATGATGATCGAGACCGAGCGTGGGTTTGTACAGGCCCGTCACGTCAAGCCCGGCGACAAGGTCTACACCCTGGATGGCGGTGCGCAGGAGGTGACCGGTGTCAAACACGCGGTGCCGCGCCTCACTTCTCTGGTGCATGTGCCCGCCGGCGCTTTGGGCAACGATGACGATCTGATGCTGCCCGCCGATCAGCAGGTTGGTCTGGAACTGGCTGCCGTCGAGCGGCTGTTTGATGTGCCCACCGCGATCACCAAGGTGGTGTCGCTGATTGGCTACAACGGCATCTCTGCCGCCATGCCGGAGAAGATGGCCCGCATCTATCTGTCCTTTGCCGAGGAAGAAATGATCTGGGCTGCCTGCGGGATGCTGGTACATGTTGCACATGAGAACACCGCCAACAGCGCCGATGATGGTGCCTTCCGGGAGCTGTCGCTGGCCGAAACCCGTCAGATCCTCGCCAGCGAGGACGGGCGTGCTCTTTCTGACGCGGGCAAGGACGAGACCGACAGCCGCGAAGATGACCGTGACGATGTGCTCTCCGCCTTTGACATGCTGCGCGGGCTGCTGGCCGCCTGA